The following are from one region of the Paenibacillus sp. KS-LC4 genome:
- a CDS encoding sugar ABC transporter permease, with amino-acid sequence MDKVLSNKKIIALYVLPSLLLILAIVYIPIVLTAYYGLNKWNGIGAMTFVGLDNYLALFKDATFWSSAWHSLLLAVFSGMSLLLYLIVAMVLAARIKGAQLFRKIYLIPMLLSSVAIAQLWLKIYHPTNGVLNSMLESLGFANPPAWLAEPSLVLYALFIPILWQYAGFYILIYYAALKNIPASLEEAARIDGANALQIAWRIKLPLVMEVIKVTIVLAVVGSLKYFDLIFVMTDGGPNGASEVMASYMYHEAFRAYDFGYGSAIGFFLLVICLAATWVIRKLTASKDTIQYS; translated from the coding sequence TTGGACAAAGTGCTTTCTAACAAAAAAATAATTGCTTTATACGTGCTGCCGTCTCTGTTATTAATATTAGCCATTGTATATATTCCGATTGTTTTAACCGCTTATTATGGCTTGAATAAATGGAATGGCATTGGTGCGATGACCTTCGTTGGGTTGGATAATTACCTCGCTTTGTTCAAGGATGCAACTTTCTGGAGCAGTGCGTGGCATTCTTTGCTGCTTGCCGTTTTCTCGGGAATGAGCCTTTTACTCTATCTTATTGTAGCTATGGTGTTAGCCGCGCGAATCAAAGGAGCTCAATTATTTCGCAAAATTTATCTCATTCCTATGCTGCTATCCTCGGTAGCGATTGCGCAGCTTTGGCTCAAAATCTATCATCCAACTAATGGCGTGCTGAACAGTATGCTGGAATCACTTGGTTTTGCCAACCCTCCCGCATGGCTTGCCGAGCCATCGCTCGTATTGTATGCCTTATTTATTCCGATTTTGTGGCAGTATGCGGGTTTTTATATTTTGATTTATTATGCGGCTCTGAAAAACATCCCGGCGTCACTTGAGGAGGCAGCCAGAATTGACGGAGCGAATGCCCTGCAAATTGCTTGGAGGATTAAGCTGCCGCTTGTGATGGAAGTCATTAAAGTAACGATTGTACTGGCTGTCGTGGGGTCGTTGAAATATTTTGATTTGATCTTTGTTATGACAGATGGCGGTCCCAATGGGGCAAGCGAAGTTATGGCCTCGTACATGTATCATGAAGCGTTTCGAGCCTACGATTTTGGATATGGCAGTGCAATCGGCTTTTTTCTGCTGGTCATTTGCTTGGCTGCCACTTGGGTCATTCGCAAATTAACGGCCTCAAAGGATACGATCCAATACTCGTAA
- a CDS encoding extracellular solute-binding protein, with protein sequence MFKKKGLKLLLASSLVLAAAGCGTNSSESSNNGSKEPAGESSEQITINFMHLWPEGVSAGQNKIVNQIIKAYQDEHKNVTIKQEVLDNEQYKNKLKVLSASNKLPDVGVTWAAGFLQPYVEGKLFTPVDDLLSGELNGKFVSGTTEAYAIDGKTYALPLEFNIAPVYYNKSLFEKYKLEIPQTYEELKAVAKTLSENGIAPIALGNKDRWTGSLWYMYLADRIAGQQTLSSAINGEGAFTDEGLLQAATEVQTLVDSQAFVKGFNGLSNEEAKSEFLNGKAAMYMMGTWELPNFTSNEDIPKEFRDSVGFFKFPKVEGGKGDINSWVGGPGVGLFVSENSAVKAEAKAFVEYFVTQWGEQSVTGAGVIPATKVDTASMELPQLYIDLFNEMNQASSITLFADVQMQASAAETHLNMIQALFGKAVTPEKFSEEHDKAIAAGK encoded by the coding sequence GTGTTCAAGAAAAAAGGATTGAAGCTCTTATTGGCGTCTAGTCTAGTTCTGGCAGCAGCAGGCTGCGGTACAAACAGTAGTGAGAGCAGCAACAATGGCAGCAAGGAGCCAGCAGGCGAGAGCAGCGAGCAGATTACGATTAACTTTATGCATTTATGGCCAGAGGGTGTGTCAGCAGGACAAAACAAAATCGTAAATCAAATCATAAAAGCCTATCAGGATGAGCATAAAAATGTGACGATCAAGCAAGAAGTACTGGATAACGAGCAATATAAAAACAAGCTGAAGGTGCTTTCGGCTTCCAATAAACTGCCGGATGTCGGTGTGACGTGGGCGGCCGGTTTCTTGCAGCCGTATGTGGAAGGAAAGCTGTTTACACCTGTAGATGACCTGCTTAGCGGCGAGCTGAACGGCAAGTTCGTATCCGGTACGACAGAGGCCTATGCGATTGATGGTAAAACGTATGCGCTGCCACTAGAATTCAACATTGCTCCAGTTTACTATAATAAATCTTTATTCGAGAAATACAAGCTTGAAATCCCTCAAACCTACGAGGAATTAAAGGCGGTTGCAAAAACACTGTCCGAAAATGGAATCGCGCCAATTGCGCTTGGCAACAAGGACCGTTGGACGGGCTCGCTCTGGTATATGTACCTAGCTGATCGAATCGCCGGGCAGCAGACATTATCCAGTGCGATAAACGGTGAAGGAGCCTTTACAGACGAAGGCTTGCTGCAAGCAGCAACTGAAGTGCAGACACTGGTGGACAGCCAGGCATTCGTGAAGGGCTTCAATGGCTTGTCCAATGAGGAAGCAAAGTCGGAGTTTCTGAATGGCAAAGCTGCTATGTATATGATGGGCACATGGGAGCTGCCAAACTTTACATCCAATGAAGATATCCCTAAAGAATTCCGCGACAGTGTTGGTTTCTTTAAATTCCCGAAGGTTGAGGGCGGAAAAGGGGATATTAACAGCTGGGTAGGCGGTCCGGGTGTCGGTCTATTCGTATCTGAAAATTCTGCGGTAAAAGCGGAAGCGAAAGCATTCGTCGAATACTTTGTAACCCAGTGGGGAGAGCAATCGGTGACGGGCGCGGGCGTTATTCCGGCAACTAAAGTGGATACAGCCAGCATGGAGCTGCCGCAGCTTTACATTGATTTATTTAATGAAATGAATCAAGCAAGCAGCATTACCTTATTTGCAGATGTTCAAATGCAGGCGAGTGCTGCCGAAACTCATCTGAATATGATTCAAGCTTTGTTCGGCAAGGCAGTGACACCTGAGAAATTCTCAGAAGAGCATGATAAGGCCATTGCCGCAGGGAAATAA
- a CDS encoding response regulator, protein MKTILIVDDEPRTRQGIRKTLEAWSCGRHRIEMAASGVEALAWLQQNEAHLLVTDIRMPEVGGLELVERLSDLTPHPVVIVISGHPEFDYAQKALQLGVVSYLLKPLVKEKLVQAVELALKREEEISRMVRMEKLFDPKLLGTVQEEKQYSPQVREALRHIDDHLSEQVSMRAVAEHLHMNASYFSVLFKEQTGLTFSDYLSRRRVQRAKELLVNTRDSIAEISEQVGYQTAKYFVKVFRTIEGTSPGQYRQNVSNSEKIIQ, encoded by the coding sequence ATGAAGACTATTTTAATCGTAGATGATGAACCTAGAACAAGGCAGGGGATTCGTAAAACGCTGGAAGCGTGGTCCTGCGGTCGGCATCGAATCGAAATGGCAGCCAGCGGAGTGGAGGCTTTAGCTTGGTTGCAGCAAAACGAAGCCCATCTGCTCGTAACTGATATTAGAATGCCAGAGGTGGGAGGCTTGGAGCTAGTCGAACGATTAAGCGATTTGACACCTCACCCTGTGGTTATTGTTATTTCCGGACATCCTGAGTTTGACTACGCACAGAAAGCACTTCAGCTTGGGGTCGTCTCTTATTTGCTAAAGCCGTTAGTTAAAGAAAAATTAGTGCAAGCCGTCGAGCTGGCTTTGAAAAGGGAGGAAGAGATAAGCCGGATGGTGAGAATGGAGAAGCTTTTTGACCCTAAATTACTGGGGACGGTGCAAGAGGAGAAGCAGTACAGCCCTCAGGTGCGAGAAGCGCTACGCCATATCGACGATCATTTGAGCGAGCAGGTATCTATGCGTGCTGTTGCAGAACACTTGCATATGAATGCCAGCTACTTCAGCGTTCTGTTTAAAGAGCAGACGGGTCTCACCTTCAGCGACTATTTGAGTCGCAGACGCGTGCAGCGGGCCAAGGAGCTGCTAGTCAACACGAGAGACTCGATAGCGGAAATTTCAGAGCAGGTGGGCTATCAAACAGCAAAATATTTTGTCAAAGTGTTTCGTACCATAGAGGGGACTAGTCCAGGGCAGTATCGTCAAAACGTATCTAATTCTGAAAAAATTATCCAATAA
- a CDS encoding sensor histidine kinase — MKKLGQLNTLRNQILIGFMLVMVIVLASVGYFTYGQVSVLLRNSAEKHIQQTAVQAMGKLDVLLGQIDTLTAQVATNASIQRLLTREIAGKPIRFEERQSLQQEARKYEAYVTGIRALEMYSSDYRRLFPLDDISLDRRVPTEWIEQADSGKGRLIWLGFDPQDANVVIAIRHIRLVDRSFIHAGYLVVHIEKSYFELTAAGAENENETREHMALFDGAGQEIFSDLAMDAGKENMVDHGGEAITVGHESYIAIEQQSKETGWRLAILTPVNYATAGISVLRTAIFVSGAVGGLLFLILSFILSTMITRPILNLIKAMRGARLGTLKANPNTSSTMEINELNHTYNQMVDSLNELIEVVYQKEIIQSRTELKALQAQINPHFLFNTLEAFYWELDDKGEEDLAQIVVAMSGLFRYVINRTEDDEWVTIGDELNHAERYLKIMEMRMVDRLSWRIEAAEACRLVPMPKLLIQPLVENAILHGIEQRVGPGTVVLCAEPSSREGFTRVRITDDGPGMDAAAVESLQAAMREGYASSNKGTGVGVSNVERRLRLYYHAAGSGLSIESEPGRGTTVTFEIPDELEGNGINEDYFNRR; from the coding sequence GTGAAGAAGCTAGGGCAGTTGAATACGCTGCGCAATCAGATATTAATTGGATTTATGCTTGTAATGGTTATCGTGCTGGCATCGGTCGGCTACTTTACGTATGGTCAGGTTTCTGTGCTTTTGCGAAACAGTGCGGAGAAGCATATTCAACAGACGGCCGTTCAGGCTATGGGGAAGCTTGACGTGCTTCTTGGACAAATCGATACGCTTACCGCGCAGGTGGCTACGAATGCGTCTATCCAGCGATTATTGACGCGAGAAATCGCAGGCAAGCCGATCCGCTTTGAGGAGCGTCAATCGTTGCAGCAGGAAGCCCGAAAATATGAAGCGTATGTCACAGGAATTCGAGCGCTTGAAATGTACAGCAGTGATTATAGAAGGCTGTTTCCGCTAGATGATATTTCTCTTGATAGGCGGGTGCCGACGGAGTGGATAGAACAAGCAGATAGCGGTAAAGGACGCTTGATATGGCTTGGCTTTGACCCACAGGATGCAAACGTTGTCATTGCTATTCGCCATATTCGTTTAGTGGACCGTTCTTTCATCCATGCTGGCTATTTAGTCGTTCATATTGAAAAAAGCTACTTTGAGCTAACAGCTGCCGGAGCAGAAAATGAGAATGAAACGCGGGAGCATATGGCTCTATTTGATGGAGCGGGCCAAGAAATTTTTTCGGATTTAGCTATGGATGCAGGTAAGGAAAATATGGTTGATCATGGTGGAGAAGCGATTACGGTGGGCCATGAATCGTATATTGCAATTGAGCAGCAATCGAAGGAAACAGGGTGGAGGCTTGCTATATTGACCCCTGTAAATTATGCTACGGCCGGTATTTCAGTTCTACGGACGGCTATTTTTGTATCTGGTGCGGTCGGGGGCTTGTTGTTTCTGATCTTGAGCTTTATTTTGTCAACGATGATTACTCGGCCGATATTAAACTTGATTAAAGCGATGCGCGGTGCCAGATTGGGCACGCTGAAGGCGAATCCGAACACCTCCTCAACGATGGAGATTAATGAGCTAAACCATACCTATAACCAAATGGTCGATTCCTTAAATGAATTAATTGAGGTCGTCTACCAGAAGGAAATTATACAGAGTAGAACGGAACTGAAAGCCTTGCAGGCCCAAATTAATCCTCACTTTCTGTTTAACACATTGGAAGCGTTCTATTGGGAGCTTGATGATAAAGGGGAAGAAGACCTTGCGCAGATTGTAGTCGCTATGTCGGGCTTGTTCCGTTATGTGATCAACCGAACAGAGGATGATGAGTGGGTAACGATAGGAGATGAATTGAATCATGCGGAACGTTATTTGAAAATTATGGAGATGCGGATGGTGGACAGGCTGTCGTGGCGAATAGAGGCCGCAGAGGCGTGCAGGCTGGTACCTATGCCCAAACTATTAATTCAACCGCTCGTAGAGAACGCTATTCTGCATGGAATTGAGCAGCGAGTCGGACCTGGCACGGTTGTTCTTTGTGCCGAGCCTTCAAGCAGGGAAGGGTTTACGCGAGTAAGAATAACGGACGATGGACCGGGCATGGATGCAGCCGCAGTGGAGTCTCTCCAAGCCGCCATGAGAGAAGGGTATGCGAGCAGCAATAAAGGTACGGGAGTTGGCGTATCAAATGTGGAGCGTAGATTGAGGCTTTATTATCATGCGGCTGGAAGCGGGCTGAGCATTGAGAGCGAGCCTGGTCGAGGAACCACCGTTACGTTTGAAATACCTGATGAATTGGAAGGGAATGGAATAAATGAAGACTATTTTAATCGTAGATGA
- a CDS encoding aldehyde dehydrogenase has protein sequence MTVAEVVAEQRKWFESGKTRSIAARIQKLEKLREVMQQHEPRLLAALKTDLNKSEFDSYAMELGLIYTELRHTIKHIRGWAKPKRIQTAMTHIGSTSKVISEPYGVAAVIAPWNYPVQLALVPLIGAIAAGNTVVLKPSELAPNVADTLAAIVKEAFEPGWATTVLGDAAVSTELLAEKLDYIFFTGSVGVGKIVMTAAAKHLTPVTLELGGKSPCIVHKDANLTLAAKRIAFGKFTNAGQTCVAPDYLYVHREVKERFVKLLKAAIEELYSSEPLLNDSYTHIISDRHFARLASFMKDGRIIIGGETDAARRVIAPTVLEGLDWQAPVMQEEIFGPLLPLLEFDLIEEVMSAVAARSHPLALYLFSESTAVQQQVTRGLSFGGGCINDTLMHMASPHLPIGGVGDSGMGSYHGEKTFYTFSHQKSLLKQTTRFDMPFRYPTSKWGKKLIRKLLR, from the coding sequence ATTACGGTAGCCGAGGTTGTTGCGGAGCAGCGGAAATGGTTCGAGAGCGGCAAGACTCGCTCGATTGCTGCGCGTATTCAGAAGCTGGAAAAGCTGCGCGAGGTCATGCAACAGCATGAGCCGAGGCTGCTTGCAGCTCTAAAGACGGATTTAAATAAATCGGAGTTTGATTCATATGCGATGGAGCTTGGCTTAATTTATACAGAGCTTAGACATACAATTAAGCATATTAGAGGCTGGGCGAAGCCAAAGCGTATCCAAACAGCGATGACGCATATTGGCAGCACCAGCAAGGTCATTTCCGAGCCTTATGGCGTTGCGGCCGTTATTGCACCGTGGAATTATCCGGTCCAGCTTGCACTTGTGCCGCTTATTGGAGCGATTGCAGCAGGCAATACCGTCGTATTAAAGCCATCGGAGCTGGCTCCGAATGTAGCAGATACGCTGGCTGCTATCGTAAAGGAGGCCTTTGAGCCGGGGTGGGCAACGACGGTACTGGGTGATGCTGCGGTAAGCACGGAGCTGCTGGCAGAGAAGCTCGATTATATCTTTTTTACCGGGAGCGTCGGTGTTGGCAAAATCGTAATGACGGCAGCTGCCAAGCATTTGACGCCGGTTACGCTGGAGCTTGGGGGCAAGAGCCCCTGCATCGTGCATAAGGATGCGAACTTAACGCTCGCTGCCAAGCGGATTGCTTTCGGCAAGTTTACGAACGCTGGACAAACCTGCGTTGCACCGGATTACTTATATGTTCATCGAGAGGTGAAGGAGCGTTTCGTCAAGCTGCTGAAGGCTGCGATTGAAGAGCTTTACAGCAGCGAGCCGCTTCTTAATGACAGCTACACACATATTATTAGCGACCGACACTTTGCAAGGCTTGCGAGCTTTATGAAGGACGGGCGCATTATCATTGGGGGCGAAACAGATGCTGCGCGCCGGGTCATCGCGCCAACGGTGCTGGAGGGCTTAGACTGGCAGGCGCCAGTGATGCAGGAGGAGATTTTTGGCCCGCTGCTTCCGCTCCTTGAGTTTGATTTAATAGAGGAGGTCATGTCGGCAGTTGCTGCTCGTTCGCACCCGCTTGCGCTGTATTTATTTTCGGAAAGCACAGCTGTTCAGCAGCAGGTTACAAGGGGATTGTCCTTTGGGGGCGGCTGCATTAACGATACATTAATGCATATGGCGTCGCCGCATTTGCCTATCGGCGGAGTAGGGGACAGCGGCATGGGCAGCTACCACGGGGAGAAAACCTTTTACACTTTCTCTCATCAGAAAAGCTTGCTTAAGCAAACAACACGCTTTGATATGCCATTCCGCTATCCGACATCCAAGTGGGGCAAGAAGCTGATTCGCAAGCTGCTCCGCTAG
- a CDS encoding DUF1904 family protein, which produces MPHLLFRGVPVPGLRSIAPELVQELAVLCECGVDNFTIECLATTSIYGGTEPNLSFPFIEVGWFERGQEVRDRFAAIVHQYMEKLGSGEAEIAFRTYSENAYYIEGKPFSP; this is translated from the coding sequence ATGCCTCACTTATTATTTCGCGGTGTGCCTGTCCCTGGATTGCGCAGCATCGCACCTGAGCTCGTACAAGAGCTTGCCGTCCTCTGTGAATGCGGCGTAGACAATTTCACGATAGAATGCCTCGCAACCACTTCTATTTACGGAGGAACTGAGCCAAATCTTTCATTCCCGTTCATTGAAGTTGGCTGGTTTGAGCGCGGACAGGAGGTTCGGGATCGATTCGCGGCTATTGTACATCAATACATGGAGAAGCTTGGATCAGGGGAAGCCGAAATCGCATTTCGGACCTATAGCGAAAATGCTTATTACATAGAGGGAAAACCTTTCAGCCCCTAA